A window of the Loxodonta africana isolate mLoxAfr1 chromosome 3, mLoxAfr1.hap2, whole genome shotgun sequence genome harbors these coding sequences:
- the LOC135230846 gene encoding Fc receptor-like protein 2 isoform X3 — protein sequence MLSYTHSGVPVANVSLETQPPGGQVIEGEKLVLLCSVSEGTGNITFSWHRETTETSLGNKTQRSLSAELEILAVKDSDAVPVSRPALTIRVSGAQAMVGDMVELHCEVQRGTHPILYQFYQKDVILGNSSASFGGGASFNLSLTSEHSENYSCEADNGLRAQRSQVVTLNVTGPEGYRKDLVIAGTLGGLFGVLGFVAVALPFYYWYHKTSEANDSRSRQLIPRSWNKISCKLLRFVDFA from the exons ATGTTATCTTATACCCACTCAGGAGTACCTGTCGCTAACGTGAGCTTAGAAACCCAGCCCCCTGGCGGGCAGGTGATTGAAGGAGAGAAGTTGGTCCTCCTCTGCTCGGTGTCTGAGGGCACAGGAAACATCACATTCTCCTGGCACAGAGAGACCACAGAAACCAGTCTGGGAAACAAGACCCAGCGTTCCCTGTCAGCAGAGCTGGAGATCCTGGCTGTGAAGGACAGTGATGCTG ttccagtgtCTCGCCCTGCCcttaccatcagggtttctgggGCCCAGGCTATGGTCGGGGACATGGTGGAGCTTCACTGTGAGGTCCAGAGAGGCACTCACCCTATCCTGTACCAGTTCTATCAAAAGGATGTCATCCTGGGGAACAGCTCGGCATCCTTTGGAGGAGGAGCATCCTTCAACCTCTCTCTGACCTCAGAGCACTCTGAGAACTACTCCTGTGAGGCTGACAATGGCCTCAGGGCCCAGCGTAGTCAGGTGGTGACACTCAATGTCACAG GACCTGAGGGCTACAGAAAAGACCTTGTCATAGCCGGAACTCTTGGGGGACTCTTTGGTGTTCTTGGTTTTGTTGCTGTTGCCCTACCATTTTATTACTGGTACCACAAGACATCAG AAGCAAATGACAGCAGAAGCAGACAGCTAATCCCAAGATCATGGAACAAGATATCATGCAAGTTACTAAGATTTGTGGACTTTGCTTAG
- the LOC135230846 gene encoding Fc receptor-like protein 2 isoform X2 has protein sequence MLSYTHSGVPVANVSLETQPPGGQVIEGEKLVLLCSVSEGTGNITFSWHRETTETSLGNKTQRSLSAELEILAVKDSDAGKYYCRADNGYQPVLSEVNITVRIPVSRPALTIRVSGAQAMVGDMVELHCEVQRGTHPILYQFYQKDVILGNSSASFGGGASFNLSLTSEHSENYSCEADNGLRAQRSQVVTLNVTGPEGYRKDLVIAGTLGGLFGVLGFVAVALPFYYWYHKTSANDSRSRQLIPRSWNKISCKLLRFVDFA, from the exons ATGTTATCTTATACCCACTCAGGAGTACCTGTCGCTAACGTGAGCTTAGAAACCCAGCCCCCTGGCGGGCAGGTGATTGAAGGAGAGAAGTTGGTCCTCCTCTGCTCGGTGTCTGAGGGCACAGGAAACATCACATTCTCCTGGCACAGAGAGACCACAGAAACCAGTCTGGGAAACAAGACCCAGCGTTCCCTGTCAGCAGAGCTGGAGATCCTGGCTGTGAAGGACAGTGATGCTGGCAAGTATTACTGCAGAGCTGACAATGGTTACCAGCCCGTCCTGAGTGAGGTGAACATCACTGTGAGAA ttccagtgtCTCGCCCTGCCcttaccatcagggtttctgggGCCCAGGCTATGGTCGGGGACATGGTGGAGCTTCACTGTGAGGTCCAGAGAGGCACTCACCCTATCCTGTACCAGTTCTATCAAAAGGATGTCATCCTGGGGAACAGCTCGGCATCCTTTGGAGGAGGAGCATCCTTCAACCTCTCTCTGACCTCAGAGCACTCTGAGAACTACTCCTGTGAGGCTGACAATGGCCTCAGGGCCCAGCGTAGTCAGGTGGTGACACTCAATGTCACAG GACCTGAGGGCTACAGAAAAGACCTTGTCATAGCCGGAACTCTTGGGGGACTCTTTGGTGTTCTTGGTTTTGTTGCTGTTGCCCTACCATTTTATTACTGGTACCACAAGACATCAG CAAATGACAGCAGAAGCAGACAGCTAATCCCAAGATCATGGAACAAGATATCATGCAAGTTACTAAGATTTGTGGACTTTGCTTAG
- the LOC135230846 gene encoding Fc receptor-like protein 2 isoform X1, producing MLSYTHSGVPVANVSLETQPPGGQVIEGEKLVLLCSVSEGTGNITFSWHRETTETSLGNKTQRSLSAELEILAVKDSDAGKYYCRADNGYQPVLSEVNITVRIPVSRPALTIRVSGAQAMVGDMVELHCEVQRGTHPILYQFYQKDVILGNSSASFGGGASFNLSLTSEHSENYSCEADNGLRAQRSQVVTLNVTGPEGYRKDLVIAGTLGGLFGVLGFVAVALPFYYWYHKTSEANDSRSRQLIPRSWNKISCKLLRFVDFA from the exons ATGTTATCTTATACCCACTCAGGAGTACCTGTCGCTAACGTGAGCTTAGAAACCCAGCCCCCTGGCGGGCAGGTGATTGAAGGAGAGAAGTTGGTCCTCCTCTGCTCGGTGTCTGAGGGCACAGGAAACATCACATTCTCCTGGCACAGAGAGACCACAGAAACCAGTCTGGGAAACAAGACCCAGCGTTCCCTGTCAGCAGAGCTGGAGATCCTGGCTGTGAAGGACAGTGATGCTGGCAAGTATTACTGCAGAGCTGACAATGGTTACCAGCCCGTCCTGAGTGAGGTGAACATCACTGTGAGAA ttccagtgtCTCGCCCTGCCcttaccatcagggtttctgggGCCCAGGCTATGGTCGGGGACATGGTGGAGCTTCACTGTGAGGTCCAGAGAGGCACTCACCCTATCCTGTACCAGTTCTATCAAAAGGATGTCATCCTGGGGAACAGCTCGGCATCCTTTGGAGGAGGAGCATCCTTCAACCTCTCTCTGACCTCAGAGCACTCTGAGAACTACTCCTGTGAGGCTGACAATGGCCTCAGGGCCCAGCGTAGTCAGGTGGTGACACTCAATGTCACAG GACCTGAGGGCTACAGAAAAGACCTTGTCATAGCCGGAACTCTTGGGGGACTCTTTGGTGTTCTTGGTTTTGTTGCTGTTGCCCTACCATTTTATTACTGGTACCACAAGACATCAG AAGCAAATGACAGCAGAAGCAGACAGCTAATCCCAAGATCATGGAACAAGATATCATGCAAGTTACTAAGATTTGTGGACTTTGCTTAG
- the LOC135230564 gene encoding Fc receptor-like protein 2, with the protein MEWEHVGPEDRTPFASFFSTVQVSLSLTGFIASEIFDHCAINCYWIRGTPLGHLCRCLPQPDCACLAPIDQGWLLEDLELPEDSLSQLDGDGFGFLGLRINEPALELLPLALLGPLTLFTRLRDGATLLAPSSVLEGDSVVLKCQAKWTGRIKTMSYHKDGRQLLSSNKVSTFSIQSAAFNDSGQYHCAISGKLLWNWETTSKAVKLKVQELFPPPVLTASSSQPTEGTPVTLTCETWLPPQKSGTELQFCFFREGQGLGPGWSKSPELHIPTIWSQDSGSYWCEAQRVTPRVKKQSLKSQIHVQSKYW; encoded by the exons ATGGAATGGGAACACGTGGGTCCAGAAGATAGAACTCCTTTTGCCAGCTTTTTCTCCACAGTCCAGGTCTCCTTGAGTTTGACTGGATTTATAGCTTCAGAAAtctttgaccactgtgccattaACTGTTAttgg ATCAGAGGCACCCCTCTTGGGCACCTTTGTAGGTGCCTGCCTCAGCCTGACTGTGCCTGTTTGGCTCCTATCGATCAAGGCTGGTTGCTAGAGGATTTGGAACTCCCTGAGGATAGcctgagtcaactcgatggcgatgggtttggttttttgggtttaaggATAAATGAGCCAGCATTAGAGCTTCTTCCTCTTGCCCTGCTAGGACCCCTGACTCTTTTCACAAGATTAAGAG ACGGGGCGACCCTTCTAGCCCCCtcttctgtcttggaaggagaCAGTGTGGTTCTGAAATGCCAGGCAAAATGGACTGGAAGGATAAAAACTATGTCTTACCACAAGGATGGAAGACAGTTACTTTCGTCAAATAAAGTCTCAACCTTCTCTATCCAAAGTGCAGCTTTTAATGACAGTGGCCAGTACCACTGTGCCATTTCTGGAAAACTTCTTTGGAATTGGGAAACAACTTCAAAAGCAGTAAAGCTCAAAGTCCAAG AGCTGTTTCCACCTCCTGTGCTGACGGCCAGCTCCTCTCAGCCCACGGAGGGGACCCCAGTGACCCTGACCTGTGAGACCTGGCTTCCTCCTCAGAAATCAGGCACTGAGCTTCAATTCTGCTTCTTCAGAGAAGGCCAGGGCCTGGGGCCAGGCTGGAGCAAGTCCCCAGAGCTCCATATCCCTACTATATGGAGCCAAGACTCAGGGTCTTACTGGTGCGAGGCACAAAGAGTGACTCCCAGGGTCAAAAAGCAGAGCCTCAAATCTCAGATTCATGTGCAGAGTAAGTATTGGTAG